The following nucleotide sequence is from Mangifera indica cultivar Alphonso chromosome 1, CATAS_Mindica_2.1, whole genome shotgun sequence.
TTTATAGTTTCAAATTGCTCTTACTAATAAGCAATATCATTATTCATTGAGCTGATGAGTATACCTATGGTAgtcaaatctttctttttccaagcATTATAAGTGTCCATATCACACTTATGTTGGGCATTGTTAGGATTCTGCCCCTCAGCCAACTAGGGCTCTTCCATGACCTGATTAACATCTTCCAAGGCATCCTGTTCATATAGGATatagtgcattctcattcttcacattttataattgtcctcattcagtctttctcctttatttgaattagtaattatatttttcgaagccatttgtatatataactacagagataCACAACACAACACCAATAATAAGATacatacacattttattgtcgtaattgtgcattaaaaaaataaaatattccacAGAAGACATAGAGTCAAAAGTTTACTATGTTCCTAATCATCGTCTATGGCACAAATGTTtcacattttaacaattaatccaaTCGCGTTAATGTATATTTTAGAggagaataattaaattctatcaGTCTCAGAATTCtcataaataatcataatatatattatattttatcaacaTAAAGTTGAACATATCCATAAATCAAAGAGGTTCAATAccataacatattaataaatgaacaaatacCCATGAGAATAAAtatggacatgaaattcaatgacTATGACTGACTTTTGAACTATCCTTGGCTTGAGATTTGTACGATTTAAAACAGGGCATCTTGATAATCAAACGCTCTCCAtatttatagggatttgatcTCTATCAATCAGATTGTGAAAAgacattttctctatctctaaaaatattaggagtaactttatctaagataaagttattatactGCTTGCGATAACTTACATGCCTCGTACTTCATTTATTTGGGAAAATAAAGagagatgttgattttcttatattcattacaattatGCGTTCTTCAGCGAGCTATAATTCATCTACACGTtgccaataattcttgaattttttgtcttcaataagattagaaattattgaTGTCTAATAATCTGGTAATGACCTTAGTAATCTAGATATCCTCttattttcagttaattttatgcccttgtcttttaaatcataatatctctcATGCATGACACCAAGGTGAGTGAAAAGAATGTGCACTGGATTCATGTTATAGTTCAGATAGTAGTCTTTAGTCAATATGTTCACCCTATATATGACTAACAaatggataataataaattatacatgcataacaatataaacaacacatgttcacatgtttagcaatgtataattcaaaaccatgatcaaaataacatttataagtGTTCAATTTATGCATAAACAAATCACATAAAATAGAATTTGAGTTAATATAAGCTCCCAGACATAAATAGAAGCAGCACACACTCCTACTAGGCAAAACACTGGCTCACGCACAACCATGCACCGAAAAACATAATTCATGTGTCGAAACTAGGTCGTCACATGCTGGAGTAATGTCTCACGCGTTGGTCAAACATTAACCATTGGCTAGTCAATTGTTTGACCATTAACCAATCACCATTGGTTGGGTTGACCTGTTGACTAAATGGGTTGACCCATTGACCAATAGGTTTTGAGTAACCTATTAACCAATTAGGTTCGACAATTGGGTTTTCCTAACCCAATTGCGACCCGCGATGTAGTATGAACCCTAATATTTTGATGGAAAATTGGTCGTCTATCGACCACCTAACAACGATGAtttcatagggcttttgaaTCTCGTTGTGGTAGATGCATATTTATGGAATATTTGATGAAGACGTTGTCGGATTTTGGTGAATTAGGTGCAAGAATGTCACgactttgggtgaaaaataggcCACTGaattttgtctaatttcatGCGAATTTGGTgcaattttttctaattaaacatGCATCTCATATCCAGAATTCATCATAACATGATTCTAGGCAgcaatttcacaaaattgcaaTGAAGTCATCAATAATCAGAATATGTTCATACGTATTATTTTAAAGCAAATTACTATTCACACAAATTTAATCTCTAAACATGCTTCTTAATCATGTTTATTTCACCAACATCACAATTGCACAGATATAataaggctctgataccaatgtaagTGAAAATAATACTAATCCAAGATCACAGGAAAAACATACCCAGTTTACTTaatctgacaattgatgatAATTGGTGATTTGATGCATTTCTGACGATatccacaacacactttgctGATTTGCTTCCTTGTTTCTGTAAAAATTCTTCCAGAGAATAGAAGAGAAAGATAActatgttttttatgttttagcaTAAGAAATCTTTctcccaatggaagttacgcCAGTTTAAATAAAGAGGAAGAGTGTCAGTTATCTTTAACAACTGCCAAGGGCAAAATCAGAAATATTACATATTTGCAGCCCTAATagatcgggtcaacccatcatgggtggatcGGATCCAATACATAACCATCATCATTACccacactaatgtcatctcatgacattcaacaaatatatttgatatacctACTATCTGATATATTTGCCAAAGTTATATCAAGTTCGTAAGGAATAATTTGACGACTTAGTAagtatattaagtgagtcatctgGACAATTCATAAACATTCTTTATATCATCGTAAATAAAAGAACAACtcatgcatatgaacaaaaaaactacttcttttattaatacatattatctatacaaaataatacacttttttagagaaaatgataatacattagggggtgtatatgaaaattttaaattgttaagggtgtttatgatatttttcaaaatgatgacgtctcaattataatattttattagtaatttattattttaatttttaaaaggagtatcatacaatataatacactATATGGCaaattgagtttttgatatatgatacaaaacATGATTCACTACTATAATtcgaatattttaaaatcattttatatatatatatatataaaattgaattatagctttataaaacataatatacacatttaaaataaatataaaatatagatataCAATATACTTGtacaaaaaatgacaaaataagtatgaaaaacaagttgtatacctaattgtttattgaaatattttgtcaaatatagttttatatatattttcaaaatacgGTTTACGATATGGTTCGTTTTGAAAATCATTCAAACTGCAATCTGAACTGAAAAAaagggtttgaaaattttcaatctaaatcgaactattttacaaactaaaccaaaccaaaccataatttttaagcgatttggtttaattttacaGTTTAAACGAAATTATGCACACCCCTAGTCTTTACGGCTTTTAGAAAGAATTTAAAAGCTGGCACCTTGAAAGGACCTGGACCTAAGTGTTACTGTGAGATTCTATTGGACCTTTTGAAAATAATCCTCACCGACTAAAAGGACTTAAACttaataatgtaataaaaatcattttctcaGTTATTTATTTGATGTGTTGTTGAACCCTTTATGTCAATGCTAATGTGAAATAACTCAAACCACAAGGAGTTTAAtggcttcctcttcctcttcttcttcttcttcttcttctttttattccACTACTCCTAAACCAAAATACAAAGTCTTTATTCGTTTCCGAACTGGGGACACCCGGACCAGCTTTACCAGTCATCCGTATGAAGAACTGTGCAGGGAAAATATTGCTACTTTTATTGAAGATAAACTTATCGAAGGAGATCAAATTCCTTCAACTCTTTTCTATGGAATCAAACAATCGAAGATCTCGGTTGTCAGTTTCTCTGAACCATATGCTTCCTCCATATGGTGTCTCGAAGAACTCGAAAAGATTCTCGAGCGCAATTACCAGTATCGTCAGATTCTAATCCCCGTCTTCTATAAAGTAGATCAACAGATGTAAGGAACCAAACTAGCTCTTTTGTTGAAGGATCTTCTGAGCTTGAAGAACGGTTTAAGGATGATCGAGAGAGGTTGCAGAGATGGAGGATCTCTCTGAGGGCTGCAGCCAACACATCTGGCTTCGATTCAAATATCTGTAGGtagatgttaatttatttataaatgccTTTTACatagtaattttactttcagctgtttaattgttaaattatttatttattttttcaatctttGCTTGGAGTTAACTTTAACAATATGCGTTTGAAAACATACTaattgtgattttgtttatttatttataaaaagaattttttttttttgtaattttatcatgtagttctcttaaaaaataatatctcaaatttattaacagaataaaagagaaaaactgAATAACTTCAGTaggcaaaaactagaaatcccaaaaaaatattaaaataatattaattttgttagttggcagttttattttggatgaatttgaataaattttacgTTCCTTTTCTTACCGAGTTATATTGATTTgagtatatttatttactttatcaATTTTACACACTCTAGTTCCTAAAGAGAAAACCTATTAAAGTGAGAATATGATTTACAAGGTAATACAACATTTGTctgaaacattaattttttatagtttgtatagaatgtgttttatttatttggaatctaaaatttatttagtttatttttggcTAAATCATTTGATcggattattataattttgtgtagAATGTGTATTTTTATGATCTATCAagtatgtttcttttttttaggCTTGAGTATTAAATTTTCCATTTAGCATTGATTTTGTATATActtattggccaaaagacatattcccaccgaTGGTTTGGtacaaaaacaaatacacaCTCACGAGATTTTTATATCCCAAATACTTATCCAAAGTTTAGTCTATTTTCATACAccaaaaaagtttttattagttgtaaagataaaattgtcattttactagtaatgttaaaataaataaattatatctcatttttctctttggtttgaaaaactaatagttttctcttatgattaagttttaaaaaattcacttttccctcTAGGGTTTGAAAAACAAATCCGGCCAACTAATACGGTGAACAACGACCTCCCTCTTTGATATTTCTCTCTTGACAACTCTTTCTCCTATGACGACGAAGGAAAAAACCTTTGTCTAGATTATTGTATGATTTGGTGTCACAAGAGAAAGAGTTATCGGGAGAGAAACGCCAAAGGGGGAGGCAACCATTCACCAGATTAGTTGAGTAGATttgtttttcaaaccttaagggggaacggtgaatttttcaaaacttaatcttgaaggaaaattgttagttttccaaaccagGGGAAAATgaggtataattttttttattt
It contains:
- the LOC123213535 gene encoding TMV resistance protein N-like — protein: MASSSSSSSSSSSFYSTTPKPKYKVFIRFRTGDTRTSFTSHPYEELCRENIATFIEDKLIEGDQIPSTLFYGIKQSKISVVSFSEPYASSIWCLEELEKILERNYQYRSSELEERFKDDRERLQRWRISLRAAANTSGFDSNICR